A genomic window from Streptomyces sp. NBC_00234 includes:
- a CDS encoding GMC family oxidoreductase N-terminal domain-containing protein has translation MRFPARRAGTVREVECDALVVGSGAGGAVAALELARAGRAVTVLEEGPRVATRDFGTSTPAESMRRLYRNGGATAVFGTPTIAYGEARVVGGTTVVNGGLLWEPSSALLDRWASLSGYGGYRAPVLGAHFAGIQRRLGMIVQEHGDGNEDSRLLARAAESLGWRWQRPQRVVRGCEHRNQCATGCPSGAKQSMAVTYLPQAEELGARISPGVRVDRIVHGRGLARAVEATDAEGRAVRYRPRTVFVAAGAIGTPVLLRRSGIHARTAGRRLALHLNLRTIARFPRVVDAVRGTMFTAQVQEHADLGMLVMPSNLTPGGLGAALAGRDPRTVNRLLDERAYLGMFTTQVRMQGPAGIAAVVGRTPVLRHGMNRSDHHALTLAFRRTARLLFAAGATEVLPPTSAAPPLRSASDVEEYCARVRPGDWELVSVHAMAGCPMALPERGGVCDDMGRPHGFANVHLCDAGVLPGAPGISPQGTIMSFAHEIVGRHLESV, from the coding sequence ATGAGGTTCCCGGCACGGCGGGCGGGAACCGTGCGCGAGGTCGAGTGCGACGCGCTGGTCGTCGGCTCCGGTGCGGGCGGCGCCGTAGCCGCCCTCGAACTGGCCCGTGCGGGGCGGGCGGTGACCGTACTGGAGGAAGGCCCCCGGGTCGCCACCCGGGACTTCGGCACCAGCACCCCGGCCGAGTCGATGCGCCGCCTGTACCGCAACGGCGGGGCCACCGCGGTCTTCGGCACCCCCACCATCGCGTACGGCGAGGCGCGGGTGGTGGGCGGCACCACCGTCGTCAACGGGGGCCTGCTCTGGGAACCGTCCTCTGCGCTGCTGGACCGGTGGGCCTCGCTGAGCGGGTACGGCGGGTATCGCGCCCCCGTGCTCGGAGCGCACTTCGCCGGAATCCAGCGCCGTCTGGGCATGATCGTCCAGGAGCACGGGGACGGTAACGAGGACTCCCGGCTGCTGGCGCGCGCCGCCGAATCGCTGGGCTGGCGCTGGCAGCGCCCCCAGCGGGTGGTCCGCGGCTGCGAGCACCGCAATCAGTGTGCGACCGGCTGCCCCAGCGGCGCGAAGCAGAGCATGGCGGTCACCTACCTACCGCAGGCCGAGGAGCTCGGCGCCCGCATCAGCCCCGGTGTGCGGGTGGACCGGATCGTTCACGGGCGGGGGCTCGCACGTGCCGTGGAGGCCACGGACGCGGAAGGGCGCGCGGTCCGCTACCGGCCGCGCACGGTGTTCGTGGCCGCGGGCGCGATCGGGACTCCCGTGCTGCTGCGGCGCAGCGGCATCCACGCCCGGACGGCCGGGCGGCGGCTGGCACTGCACCTCAACCTGAGGACGATCGCCCGGTTCCCCCGTGTCGTCGACGCGGTGCGCGGCACCATGTTCACCGCCCAGGTCCAGGAACACGCCGACCTAGGCATGCTCGTCATGCCGTCCAACCTGACGCCGGGCGGGCTGGGGGCGGCCCTGGCGGGGCGGGACCCGCGCACGGTGAACCGGCTCCTCGACGAGCGTGCGTATCTGGGGATGTTCACCACCCAGGTACGGATGCAGGGGCCGGCGGGCATCGCCGCGGTGGTCGGCCGCACACCGGTTCTGCGTCACGGCATGAACCGGTCCGACCATCACGCCCTGACGCTGGCCTTCCGCCGCACCGCGCGGCTGCTGTTCGCGGCGGGGGCCACCGAGGTACTGCCACCGACGAGTGCGGCCCCGCCCTTGCGAAGCGCCTCGGACGTGGAGGAGTACTGCGCCCGCGTGCGGCCCGGCGACTGGGAGCTGGTCTCCGTGCACGCCATGGCCGGCTGTCCCATGGCCCTGCCCGAGCGCGGCGGGGTCTGCGACGACATGGGCAGGCCGCACGGCTTCGCCAATGTGCACCTCTGCGATGCCGGCGTGCTGCCCGGGGCCCCCGGGATCAGCCCGCAGGGAACGATCATGTCTTTCGCCCACGAGATCGTGGGCCGCCATCTGGAGTCCGTATGA
- a CDS encoding MFS transporter — translation MTEKTAPHQAPGTPVTHSVPAFSGAAVVASCIGFVLIGALQALYGPAIPAFRTEFGLSPSGAGLGLSAHFVGGVAGVLVFDRLYGRIGNRRLLGGSYLLMAVGAAGFAVAPNWPVGLFAALLAGLGFGGIDYGLNQLFATGFGHRSTAMLNILNAHFGVGAILGPALIGLVGSEHYPAVFLGFAALTLPLLLCLRGVRDRAVQQSTEGEPGAAPAAPRVLGRSLGTVLAVFVVLYVLHVGIEAGVGGWEPTHLVTVGYGAGVAATATSVYWLMMTVGRFLVAPVALRFSPQAIITVSCAGMTVCLFAAAVPALAPYAYAGVGLFIAPIFPTALPWLMEAAPRARRAGALVIAASMVGGVAAGPALGKVIEWAGIRAVPLLLAVVSLLCLAATLWLISATRTSTALPAEGHITA, via the coding sequence ATGACAGAGAAAACCGCACCGCACCAGGCTCCCGGGACCCCAGTGACGCACAGCGTGCCCGCGTTCAGCGGGGCCGCCGTGGTGGCATCCTGTATCGGCTTCGTGCTGATCGGGGCGCTCCAGGCGCTGTACGGACCGGCCATCCCGGCGTTCCGTACGGAGTTCGGGCTCTCCCCCTCCGGGGCCGGTCTGGGGCTCAGCGCACACTTCGTCGGTGGTGTCGCCGGCGTACTGGTCTTCGACCGTCTCTACGGACGGATCGGGAACCGCCGTCTCCTCGGTGGCTCCTACCTGCTGATGGCCGTCGGCGCCGCGGGCTTCGCGGTGGCGCCGAACTGGCCCGTGGGGCTGTTCGCCGCGCTGCTGGCCGGGCTCGGTTTCGGTGGGATCGACTACGGCCTCAACCAGCTCTTCGCCACCGGGTTCGGCCACCGCTCCACCGCGATGCTGAACATCCTCAACGCCCACTTCGGGGTGGGCGCCATCCTGGGCCCCGCACTGATCGGCCTGGTCGGCTCCGAGCACTACCCGGCGGTCTTCCTGGGCTTCGCGGCCCTCACCCTGCCCCTGCTCCTCTGTCTGCGCGGGGTCCGGGACCGAGCGGTGCAGCAGTCCACGGAGGGGGAACCGGGCGCAGCCCCGGCCGCACCTCGCGTCCTCGGCCGCAGTCTCGGCACCGTCCTGGCCGTCTTCGTCGTGCTGTACGTCCTGCACGTCGGCATCGAGGCCGGTGTCGGCGGCTGGGAACCCACGCACCTGGTCACGGTCGGATACGGGGCGGGCGTCGCGGCGACCGCCACATCCGTGTACTGGCTGATGATGACCGTCGGCCGGTTCCTGGTCGCGCCCGTGGCGCTCCGCTTCTCGCCGCAAGCCATCATCACCGTCTCCTGCGCAGGCATGACGGTGTGTCTGTTCGCGGCCGCCGTACCCGCACTCGCTCCTTACGCGTACGCGGGCGTCGGCCTCTTCATCGCACCGATCTTCCCCACCGCGCTGCCGTGGCTGATGGAGGCCGCTCCCCGCGCGCGCCGAGCTGGGGCCCTGGTCATCGCGGCCTCGATGGTCGGCGGAGTGGCCGCAGGACCGGCGCTCGGCAAGGTCATCGAGTGGGCGGGCATCCGGGCGGTTCCCCTGCTCCTGGCCGTCGTCTCCCTCCTGTGCCTCGCGGCCACTCTCTGGCTGATCAGCGCGACCCGTACCTCAACCGCCCTCCCCGCAGAAGGACACATCACGGCATGA
- a CDS encoding glycoside hydrolase family 35 protein, protein MSPLATTADGFTLHGEPFRIISGAMHYFRVHPDQWADRLHKARLMGLNTVETYVPWNLHQPTPGTLDLDGPLDLPRYLRLAQEEGLHVLLRPGPYICAEWDGGGLPSWLTSDRDIALRSSDPRFTDAIDGYFDLLLPALAPSMATAGGPVIAVQVENEYGAYGSDAAYLKHLEHALRSRGVEELLFTCDQADPAHLAAGSIPGVLATGTFGGKIEKSLERLRAHQAQGPLMCTEFWVGWFDHWGEPHHVRSADDAAASLETLLASGASVNIYMFHGGTNFGFTNGANHEHTYSPVVTSYDYDAPLAESGDPGPKYHAFREVIARHAPVPDTPVPAAAPKLPPTAVTLGRRTPLLGRAGDLGVPVRAPEPLPMEALGMRAGFVLYRTTLPTAGDGVLHFTHGVGDRAQVFVDGAPAGVLEREHHQESLTVRVPRAGARLDVLVENLGGVNYGPRIGDGKGLRGPVSFAGVVLREWDCHSLTPDGLRHLAHVPQHEAQDERQAGPAFHHGTFQVEAPADTFLALPGWTKGQAWINGFDLGRYWSRGPQRTLYVPGPVLRDGANELVLLELDATVTSQALLTDVPDLGVEKT, encoded by the coding sequence ATGAGCCCACTCGCCACCACCGCCGACGGCTTCACGCTGCACGGCGAACCCTTCCGGATCATCTCCGGCGCCATGCACTACTTCCGTGTGCACCCGGACCAATGGGCCGACCGGCTGCACAAGGCACGGCTGATGGGGCTGAACACGGTCGAGACGTACGTTCCCTGGAACCTCCACCAGCCGACGCCCGGCACCCTCGACCTCGACGGTCCGCTGGACCTGCCGCGCTACCTGCGGCTGGCCCAGGAGGAGGGCCTGCACGTCCTGCTGCGGCCCGGGCCGTACATCTGCGCGGAGTGGGACGGCGGCGGGCTGCCCTCCTGGCTCACCTCGGACCGCGACATCGCACTGCGCAGCAGCGACCCTCGCTTCACGGACGCGATCGACGGCTACTTCGACCTGCTCCTTCCCGCGCTCGCCCCCTCCATGGCGACAGCGGGCGGCCCCGTCATCGCCGTGCAGGTGGAGAACGAGTACGGGGCGTACGGATCGGACGCCGCGTACCTGAAGCACCTGGAACACGCTCTGCGTTCACGAGGCGTCGAGGAACTGCTCTTCACCTGCGACCAGGCAGACCCCGCGCATCTCGCCGCCGGGAGCATCCCGGGCGTGCTCGCCACCGGCACCTTCGGCGGGAAGATCGAGAAGTCGCTGGAGCGGCTGCGCGCACACCAGGCGCAAGGGCCCCTGATGTGCACCGAGTTCTGGGTCGGGTGGTTCGACCACTGGGGCGAGCCCCACCATGTGCGCAGCGCGGACGACGCCGCCGCGTCGCTGGAGACGCTGCTGGCCTCGGGCGCCTCGGTGAACATCTACATGTTCCACGGGGGCACCAACTTCGGCTTCACCAACGGTGCCAACCACGAGCACACGTACAGCCCCGTCGTCACCTCGTACGACTACGACGCACCGTTGGCCGAGTCCGGAGATCCCGGCCCCAAGTACCACGCCTTCCGAGAGGTCATCGCCCGCCACGCGCCCGTACCCGATACGCCGGTTCCCGCCGCGGCCCCCAAGCTGCCCCCCACCGCCGTGACGCTGGGCCGGCGGACGCCCCTGCTGGGTCGCGCCGGTGACCTCGGCGTTCCCGTGCGTGCCCCGGAACCCCTGCCGATGGAGGCGCTGGGGATGCGCGCCGGCTTCGTGCTCTACCGCACCACGCTGCCCACCGCGGGCGACGGGGTCCTGCACTTCACCCATGGGGTGGGCGACCGGGCCCAGGTCTTCGTGGACGGGGCCCCGGCGGGCGTCCTCGAACGCGAGCACCACCAGGAGAGCCTGACCGTGCGCGTTCCGCGCGCAGGAGCCCGACTCGATGTGCTGGTGGAGAACCTGGGCGGGGTCAACTACGGGCCTCGCATCGGCGACGGCAAGGGCCTTCGGGGGCCGGTATCGTTCGCCGGCGTCGTCCTGCGGGAGTGGGACTGCCACTCCCTGACCCCGGACGGCCTCCGTCACCTGGCGCACGTCCCGCAGCACGAGGCGCAGGACGAGAGGCAGGCAGGCCCGGCCTTCCACCACGGAACCTTCCAGGTCGAAGCGCCCGCCGACACCTTCCTGGCGCTACCGGGCTGGACGAAGGGCCAGGCATGGATCAACGGCTTCGACCTCGGCCGCTACTGGAGCCGCGGTCCGCAGCGCACCCTCTACGTGCCCGGGCCCGTCCTGCGGGACGGAGCCAACGAACTGGTGCTCCTGGAGCTGGACGCCACGGTCACCTCGCAGGCCCTTCTGACCGACGTCCCCGACCTGGGAGTGGAGAAAACCTGA
- a CDS encoding beta-galactosidase yields the protein MRNHLRLPPPAAPPLSGHLPFEDAPEVSDPIEVTSRYLTRGGRPWFPVSGEFHFSRYPAGQWEEELLKMKAGGITVVAAYVIWIHHEEIEGRIRFDGDRDLRHFAELCARHGLDFVPRIGPWCHAEVRNGGLPDWVLDLDCTPRTDDPVYLAPVRRWFAAIGDQLRGLDRAGGGPVVAVQIENELYDQPGHLLTLKRLAQSCGLSAPLWTATAWGGVQLPPDELLPLYGGYPETFWTEAHGGWPDTCRKHFFFTHQRDDEGIGADLRPTTVRGGEGPPTDRFPWATCELGGGMAHSYHRRPRVDAADVAALGLTKIGCGSVWQGYYMFHGGTNPRGKLTTLQESHATGYPNDLPVLTYDFQAPLGEYGQYRPSYHELRLQHLLLADLGHRIAPMASVLPQEQPAGQDDRTTLRWAVRCDADAGFLFVNNHQPHEPLPAHPDTSFRIDWPDGTELSLPSAPATVPPGASFCWPLRMPVAGARLDWATAQPVCRVENDGQTVLVLAAVDGIAPELALDASTVSSVSAPSGEITQVDGRVLVTGLAAGTDALVEIETADGGRVGLLVLDATTARSVYRGRAWDAQRLVLCREGVVFDDDEVRVHSTAGEPSFAVFPSPREPLSATGAQLRAEADGVFTRYRLAAQEPATEAPAPLAVRLTRPAGPVPAPAANAMGRASAPDDKAFESSAAEYRLDVPDALLDRPEGVLLRIDWTGDVARASTGGTLVADQFQAGQPWEIGLDRVDAGAARAHGITLRILPMHAEQDGVHLPSGADHREARVIGVTWSAVRAWPVRTG from the coding sequence ATGCGAAACCACCTGCGGCTGCCGCCTCCCGCCGCCCCTCCGCTGTCGGGGCACCTGCCGTTCGAAGACGCGCCGGAGGTGAGCGACCCCATCGAGGTGACCAGCCGTTACCTCACGCGGGGCGGACGCCCCTGGTTCCCCGTCTCCGGCGAGTTCCACTTCAGCCGCTACCCCGCAGGGCAGTGGGAGGAGGAACTCCTCAAGATGAAGGCGGGCGGGATCACCGTCGTCGCCGCGTACGTGATCTGGATCCACCACGAGGAGATCGAGGGCCGTATCCGGTTCGACGGCGACCGCGACCTGCGGCACTTCGCCGAGCTGTGCGCCCGCCACGGTCTCGACTTCGTTCCCCGGATCGGTCCCTGGTGCCACGCCGAGGTCCGCAACGGCGGCCTGCCCGACTGGGTGCTCGACCTGGACTGCACACCGCGCACCGACGACCCCGTCTACCTGGCGCCCGTCCGGCGGTGGTTCGCGGCCATCGGCGACCAGTTGAGGGGACTCGACCGGGCCGGCGGCGGCCCGGTCGTCGCCGTCCAGATCGAGAACGAGCTCTACGACCAGCCCGGCCACCTGCTCACGCTCAAACGGCTCGCCCAGTCCTGCGGCCTGAGCGCACCGCTGTGGACGGCCACCGCCTGGGGCGGCGTCCAACTGCCGCCCGACGAGCTCCTGCCGCTGTACGGCGGGTACCCCGAGACCTTCTGGACCGAGGCACACGGCGGCTGGCCCGACACCTGCCGCAAGCACTTCTTCTTCACCCATCAGCGCGACGACGAGGGCATCGGCGCCGATCTGAGGCCCACGACCGTACGCGGCGGGGAGGGTCCGCCCACCGACCGGTTCCCCTGGGCCACGTGCGAACTCGGCGGCGGCATGGCCCACTCCTACCACCGACGGCCGCGGGTCGACGCGGCCGATGTGGCCGCGCTCGGACTCACCAAGATCGGCTGCGGATCGGTCTGGCAGGGCTACTACATGTTCCACGGCGGTACGAACCCGAGGGGCAAGCTCACCACCCTCCAGGAGTCGCACGCCACCGGCTATCCCAACGACCTGCCGGTCCTCACGTACGACTTCCAGGCTCCGCTCGGCGAGTACGGCCAGTACCGGCCCTCGTACCACGAGCTGCGTCTCCAGCACCTGCTGCTCGCGGACCTCGGGCACCGCATCGCGCCCATGGCCTCCGTCCTGCCCCAGGAACAGCCTGCCGGCCAGGACGACCGCACGACCCTGCGGTGGGCGGTGCGCTGCGACGCCGACGCGGGGTTCCTGTTCGTCAACAACCACCAACCGCACGAGCCGCTGCCCGCCCACCCGGACACCTCCTTCCGTATCGACTGGCCCGACGGCACCGAGCTCTCGCTGCCCAGTGCTCCCGCCACCGTCCCTCCGGGCGCCTCGTTCTGCTGGCCGCTCCGCATGCCGGTGGCGGGGGCACGACTGGACTGGGCGACCGCCCAGCCGGTCTGCCGGGTCGAGAACGACGGGCAGACCGTCCTCGTCCTCGCCGCCGTCGACGGCATCGCGCCCGAACTCGCCCTGGACGCCTCCACGGTGTCCTCGGTGAGCGCACCGAGCGGTGAGATCACCCAGGTCGACGGGCGCGTCCTGGTCACCGGTCTGGCGGCCGGCACCGACGCCCTGGTGGAGATCGAAACCGCCGACGGAGGCCGCGTCGGCCTGCTCGTTCTGGACGCGACCACGGCAAGGAGCGTCTACCGGGGCCGCGCCTGGGACGCCCAACGCCTGGTGCTGTGCCGGGAAGGGGTCGTCTTCGACGACGACGAGGTCCGCGTCCACAGCACTGCCGGGGAACCGTCCTTCGCCGTCTTCCCGTCCCCGCGGGAGCCGTTGAGCGCGACCGGCGCCCAGCTGCGCGCGGAAGCCGACGGAGTCTTCACCCGTTACCGGCTGGCCGCGCAGGAGCCTGCCACGGAGGCGCCCGCGCCGCTCGCCGTCCGGCTCACGAGGCCCGCCGGCCCCGTTCCGGCACCGGCGGCCAACGCCATGGGCCGGGCGAGCGCTCCCGACGACAAGGCCTTCGAGTCCTCGGCCGCCGAGTACCGCCTCGACGTACCGGACGCGCTCCTCGACCGGCCCGAGGGAGTACTCCTGCGGATCGACTGGACGGGCGACGTGGCACGCGCGTCCACCGGCGGGACGCTCGTCGCCGACCAGTTCCAGGCCGGGCAGCCCTGGGAGATCGGCCTGGACCGGGTGGACGCGGGCGCGGCGCGCGCCCACGGGATCACGCTGCGGATTCTCCCCATGCACGCCGAGCAGGACGGAGTGCACCTTCCGTCGGGGGCTGATCACCGGGAGGCCCGTGTCATCGGTGTCACGTGGAGCGCGGTGCGGGCCTGGCCGGTCCGCACGGGTTGA
- a CDS encoding LacI family DNA-binding transcriptional regulator, whose amino-acid sequence MPSAAPGRPSPAGRSRRSFAGTKPVMDDVARLAGVSKQTVSRVLNENPSVRPDTRTRVLAAMNELGYRPSSSARSLASGRTRILGVISFDAARHGPASILTAINLAAREAGYLISSIALPLSDAHTVMQAVERLAAEGADGVIAIAPQEHTDKALADVAPALPLVTLESHLGSGTPVVTSDSAAGARLAVEHLLSLGHSTVRHIAGPSGWLAAEQRVLGWRRALEAAGAPVPAPLIGDWSASSGYALGRQLASQPDVTAVFASNDHMALGVLRALHEAGRHVPDDVSVIGYDDIPEAPYLLPPLTTVHNDFAESGRRAVHLLLQQLQGNGESGVSSIVPVELIVRASTGPAPRG is encoded by the coding sequence ATGCCCTCAGCCGCTCCCGGCAGACCCTCCCCGGCGGGCCGCAGCCGCCGCAGTTTCGCCGGAACGAAGCCGGTCATGGACGATGTCGCCCGGCTCGCGGGCGTCTCCAAGCAGACGGTTTCCCGCGTCCTCAACGAGAACCCGTCCGTGCGGCCGGACACGCGTACGCGCGTCCTCGCGGCGATGAACGAACTGGGCTACCGGCCCAGTTCGAGCGCTCGCTCGCTGGCGAGCGGCCGTACCCGGATACTCGGCGTGATCTCCTTCGACGCGGCCCGGCACGGCCCCGCCTCCATTCTCACCGCGATCAACCTCGCCGCTCGCGAGGCCGGTTATCTGATCAGTTCCATCGCGCTGCCGCTGTCGGACGCGCACACCGTGATGCAGGCCGTGGAGCGGCTGGCCGCCGAAGGAGCGGACGGTGTCATCGCCATCGCACCGCAGGAGCACACCGACAAAGCGCTGGCCGACGTCGCTCCCGCCCTCCCCCTGGTCACGCTGGAGAGCCACCTCGGCTCGGGCACCCCCGTCGTCACCTCGGATTCCGCCGCCGGGGCCCGCCTCGCGGTCGAACACCTGCTGTCCCTCGGCCACTCCACCGTCCGGCACATCGCCGGGCCGAGCGGCTGGCTCGCCGCCGAACAGCGCGTACTCGGGTGGCGCCGGGCTCTGGAGGCAGCGGGCGCGCCCGTCCCCGCCCCGCTCATCGGCGACTGGAGCGCGAGCTCCGGCTACGCCCTCGGCCGGCAACTCGCCTCCCAGCCGGATGTCACCGCCGTGTTCGCCTCCAACGACCACATGGCCCTGGGAGTTCTGCGAGCACTGCACGAGGCGGGACGCCATGTGCCCGACGATGTCAGCGTCATCGGCTACGACGACATCCCCGAAGCCCCGTACCTGCTCCCGCCTTTGACCACCGTCCACAACGACTTCGCGGAGTCGGGCCGCCGCGCCGTCCACCTGCTGTTGCAGCAGCTCCAGGGGAACGGGGAGAGCGGCGTCAGCTCGATCGTTCCGGTGGAGCTGATCGTGCGGGCCAGCACGGGACCGGCGCCCCGGGGCTGA
- a CDS encoding NAD(P)/FAD-dependent oxidoreductase, with protein sequence MTDQQRPPPDTLVVGAGLAGIVCALDLSRAGLRVQLLEASDAVGGRMRTDRKDGFLLDRGFQVFNTAYPQAKRRLVLRNLRLRPFTPGVLARTLAGQVRIEDPTRRPGAVASLLPGRVLPARDLAALAALAARDSLLPAGALKRGPDRTTSAALVRAGISPRTIEDLLKPFLSGVFLEDELTTSARFFHLVLRSMVRGTLCLPADGIGAVPAQLAAGLPDGTLRLGTPVAALTDTGVLLEDGSERPASTVVVATDWPTAARLLPGLPVPDGRTVTTYYHAADTSPLAEPTLVVDSGPAVLNTCVLTEVTPTYAPPGVSLVSTSVLHGDRPGREAAVRGRLAELYGTDTSAWTLVATYTVKDALPAMVPPWPLSRTTRFAPDRYVCGDHRATGSVQGAMASGTRAAREVLADLARR encoded by the coding sequence ATGACCGATCAGCAGCGTCCACCGCCCGACACCCTCGTCGTCGGTGCCGGCCTCGCAGGCATCGTGTGCGCACTCGACCTGAGCCGGGCCGGCCTGCGCGTCCAGTTGCTGGAAGCCTCCGACGCCGTCGGCGGACGTATGCGCACCGACCGCAAGGACGGCTTCCTGCTGGACCGGGGCTTCCAGGTCTTCAACACCGCCTACCCCCAGGCAAAGAGGCGCCTCGTCCTGCGGAACCTGCGCCTGCGGCCGTTCACCCCTGGAGTCCTCGCCCGGACCCTCGCCGGACAGGTGCGGATCGAAGATCCCACCAGGCGTCCGGGGGCCGTCGCGAGCCTTCTGCCCGGGCGGGTCCTCCCCGCACGCGACCTCGCCGCGCTCGCCGCCCTTGCCGCGCGTGACAGCCTGCTCCCCGCCGGCGCACTCAAGCGCGGGCCCGACCGCACGACCTCGGCCGCTCTCGTCCGCGCCGGGATCTCGCCGCGGACGATCGAGGACCTGCTGAAGCCCTTCCTGTCCGGAGTGTTCCTGGAGGACGAGCTGACGACCTCCGCCCGCTTCTTCCACCTCGTCCTGCGGAGCATGGTGCGGGGCACCCTGTGCCTGCCGGCCGACGGCATCGGCGCGGTGCCGGCCCAGCTCGCCGCCGGTCTGCCCGACGGCACCCTCCGCCTCGGCACACCGGTCGCCGCGCTGACGGACACCGGAGTGCTCCTCGAGGACGGCAGCGAACGGCCGGCGTCCACGGTCGTCGTGGCCACGGACTGGCCGACTGCCGCCCGCCTGCTGCCGGGCCTGCCGGTTCCGGACGGCCGTACGGTGACGACGTACTACCACGCGGCCGACACCTCGCCCCTGGCCGAACCTACCCTGGTCGTGGACAGCGGTCCGGCCGTCCTCAACACGTGTGTCCTGACCGAGGTCACGCCCACCTACGCTCCACCGGGCGTTTCCCTGGTGTCGACCTCCGTGCTGCACGGCGACCGGCCGGGCCGGGAAGCCGCGGTGCGCGGGCGCCTGGCCGAGCTGTACGGCACCGACACGAGCGCCTGGACACTCGTCGCCACGTACACGGTGAAGGACGCCCTGCCGGCGATGGTGCCGCCCTGGCCGCTCAGCCGCACCACCCGCTTCGCCCCGGACCGCTACGTGTGCGGGGACCACCGGGCGACCGGATCGGTGCAGGGAGCCATGGCATCGGGTACGCGCGCCGCACGGGAGGTACTGGCCGACCTGGCGCGCCGATGA
- a CDS encoding MerR family transcriptional regulator yields the protein MTLPDETGRRGGGFTTGEVARRLGVAPTTIRSWDRRYGVGPPLRTDGKHRRWTAADIALLERMCALTTTGMPPAEAARLAREGLPPDAASEPRGVRPEAARSRARTGLQLGAVRQECRGLARAALRLDAVALDELLTAVVADHGLVAAWNEVIMPTLQAVGRKWESSGEKYVEVEHFLSWHITGVLRRCAPPAAAGRSGATTVLACVPGENHSLPLDVLAAALAERGLPVTMFGAALPAEALVEAVRRTGPAAVCLWAQSRTTASRPLAQHVAAMEWGVRGARRAPVVLTLGPGWAGRALPGLLRPSGLTEALAALETVVRG from the coding sequence GTGACACTCCCTGACGAGACGGGGCGACGAGGCGGCGGGTTCACGACCGGCGAGGTGGCCAGGCGACTGGGTGTCGCGCCCACGACGATCCGCTCCTGGGACCGCCGGTACGGGGTCGGACCGCCTCTGCGCACGGACGGCAAGCACCGCCGCTGGACCGCGGCGGACATCGCCCTGCTCGAGCGGATGTGCGCCCTGACCACCACGGGCATGCCGCCCGCGGAGGCCGCGAGGCTGGCCCGGGAGGGCCTTCCTCCCGATGCCGCGTCCGAACCGCGCGGTGTACGGCCCGAGGCGGCGCGCAGCCGTGCCCGCACCGGTCTTCAGCTCGGCGCCGTGCGCCAGGAATGCAGGGGACTGGCCCGGGCCGCCCTCCGGCTGGACGCCGTCGCCCTCGACGAACTGCTCACCGCGGTGGTCGCCGACCACGGTCTGGTGGCCGCCTGGAACGAGGTGATCATGCCCACGCTCCAGGCCGTCGGCCGCAAATGGGAGAGCAGCGGCGAAAAGTACGTGGAGGTCGAACACTTCCTGTCCTGGCACATCACCGGTGTCCTGCGCCGGTGTGCCCCACCGGCTGCGGCCGGGCGCTCGGGCGCCACGACGGTGCTCGCCTGCGTGCCGGGCGAGAACCACTCCCTTCCCCTGGACGTCCTCGCCGCCGCGCTCGCCGAACGTGGCCTGCCGGTGACGATGTTCGGCGCGGCCCTGCCCGCCGAGGCGCTCGTCGAGGCGGTGCGCAGGACCGGGCCCGCGGCCGTCTGCCTCTGGGCCCAGTCCCGTACGACCGCGAGCCGGCCGCTTGCCCAGCATGTGGCCGCCATGGAGTGGGGCGTCCGCGGTGCCCGCAGGGCTCCGGTCGTTCTGACGCTCGGCCCGGGATGGGCCGGGCGCGCGCTGCCTGGCCTGCTGCGGCCCTCGGGACTCACCGAAGCGCTGGCTGCCCTGGAAACCGTCGTGCGCGGGTGA
- a CDS encoding RNA polymerase sigma factor, whose amino-acid sequence MRTTGNAAVQSPPSDATPGDQELARNFVGADERAFAAVYRRWRPLVHAMASRSLGDAHEAEDVTQQVFLAAWRGRSGFRPERGPLGAWLVGITRRKIIDALAARTRRLRLVDAAAHTLLPLQETDPAPEAALNRVLLVDELIRLPSHQREVLRLAFYEDLTHMQIAERTGIPLGTVKSHARRGLHHLRHRIEHNPPATRARAGKGGARGPLSRQPSL is encoded by the coding sequence ATGCGTACCACCGGCAATGCCGCCGTACAGTCGCCGCCCTCCGACGCGACGCCGGGCGACCAGGAACTCGCCCGTAACTTCGTCGGCGCGGACGAGCGCGCCTTCGCGGCGGTCTACCGGCGCTGGAGGCCGCTCGTCCACGCCATGGCGAGCCGCTCCCTGGGCGACGCGCACGAAGCCGAGGACGTGACGCAGCAGGTCTTCCTCGCCGCATGGCGCGGGCGGTCCGGCTTCCGTCCGGAGCGCGGACCGCTCGGTGCCTGGCTCGTCGGCATCACGCGCCGCAAGATCATCGACGCGCTCGCGGCCCGAACCCGGCGCCTGCGGCTCGTCGACGCCGCCGCCCACACCCTGCTTCCGCTCCAGGAGACCGACCCCGCACCCGAGGCCGCCCTCAACCGCGTCCTCCTCGTCGACGAGCTGATCCGGCTCCCGAGCCACCAGCGCGAAGTGCTCCGCCTGGCGTTCTACGAGGACCTCACGCACATGCAGATCGCCGAGCGCACCGGCATCCCGCTCGGCACCGTCAAGAGCCACGCCCGCCGCGGGCTGCACCACCTGCGCCACCGGATCGAGCACAACCCGCCGGCGACGCGTGCGCGTGCCGGGAAAGGGGGTGCGCGCGGTCCGCTGAGCAGGCAGCCGTCTCTATAG